Proteins co-encoded in one Corynebacterium lujinxingii genomic window:
- a CDS encoding NAD(P)/FAD-dependent oxidoreductase, whose translation MTRTIVVGAGMTGLSTAWHLQEFGHDVEVLERIDVAAGSSWGNAGWLAPGKTIPLSNSSLWAYGPTALFDKHAALDVPVRFDPKLWRFCANFMAHATGRAWDKTMAGLTKADLAALAAFDELEAGGVKATTHEGPFIIGFENESKASGFLKEVEGAARHGQDIPFEQITLDDARTDAPMLTEEVGATYRMGGQRFIEPGPYCQAIADSIVERGGKVTTGVEVAEVTSTRKPAVKLSTGEWLQADNVVIATGAWLPNLAKSLGVTTLIQAGRGYSFSVETDQPATCPVYLPDPKIACTPYQGRFRIAGTMEFRGPDEPFQPGRVASMIHQTKPFFRGIDWNDRQDEWVGSRPVTPDGLPLVGATKVPNVYTNGGHGMWGIILGPLSGKMLAKQIETGEVDETIKPFDPLRGPFGGL comes from the coding sequence GTGACCCGCACTATTGTTGTCGGCGCCGGTATGACCGGCCTCTCCACCGCATGGCATCTGCAGGAATTCGGCCATGACGTGGAAGTTCTCGAGCGCATCGATGTTGCGGCCGGATCGTCTTGGGGTAACGCCGGCTGGCTGGCGCCGGGCAAGACCATCCCGCTGTCAAACTCGAGCTTGTGGGCGTACGGTCCGACCGCGCTGTTCGACAAACACGCCGCGCTCGATGTGCCGGTTCGATTCGATCCGAAACTGTGGCGCTTCTGCGCGAACTTTATGGCCCACGCCACCGGACGCGCATGGGACAAGACGATGGCGGGGCTGACGAAGGCGGACCTGGCTGCCCTCGCGGCGTTCGACGAGCTCGAAGCCGGAGGCGTCAAAGCCACCACTCATGAGGGCCCGTTCATCATCGGGTTCGAAAACGAGTCGAAAGCGTCGGGCTTTCTCAAGGAAGTTGAGGGGGCGGCGCGCCACGGCCAGGACATCCCGTTCGAGCAGATCACGCTTGACGACGCCCGCACCGATGCACCGATGCTGACCGAAGAGGTCGGGGCCACCTACCGAATGGGCGGCCAGCGGTTCATCGAGCCGGGCCCCTACTGTCAGGCGATCGCCGACTCCATCGTCGAACGTGGCGGCAAGGTCACCACCGGCGTGGAGGTTGCGGAAGTCACCTCCACCCGCAAGCCGGCAGTCAAACTGTCCACCGGCGAGTGGCTACAGGCGGACAATGTGGTGATCGCCACCGGCGCGTGGCTGCCCAACCTGGCGAAAAGCCTCGGCGTGACCACGTTGATTCAGGCCGGCCGCGGTTACTCGTTCTCCGTGGAAACCGACCAACCTGCAACTTGCCCGGTGTACTTGCCGGATCCGAAGATCGCCTGCACTCCGTACCAGGGTCGTTTCCGTATCGCGGGCACGATGGAGTTCCGCGGTCCGGACGAGCCGTTCCAGCCGGGACGTGTGGCGTCCATGATCCACCAGACGAAGCCGTTCTTCCGCGGTATCGACTGGAACGACCGGCAGGACGAATGGGTCGGTTCCCGCCCGGTGACCCCGGACGGGCTGCCATTGGTGGGCGCGACAAAGGTGCCCAACGTCTACACCAATGGCGGCCACGGCATGTGGGGTATCATCCTTGGCCCGCTGTCCGGCAAGATGCTGGCGAAACAGATCGAGACCGGCGAG